From a single Solanum dulcamara chromosome 4, daSolDulc1.2, whole genome shotgun sequence genomic region:
- the LOC129887615 gene encoding uncharacterized protein LOC129887615, producing MVSAEIKPNSSSNIKLIDGRKLAYKERGVPKEKSNYRIIFIHGFDSSKERDFLAPQELMNALGIYIVQFDRAGYGGSDPNPKRSLRSEASDIEELANHLELGSKFYIIGFSMGSYPTWSCIKHLSHRLAGVAFVVPIVNYQWPSLPESVLKEDERKRWYKRMTWVARYAPKLLHWWMIRKTSQSSSTDSSKPTYFTDKDLELLKNAPGFQFLTADKLKSRSVFNNLRSDFLVAFSKWDFDPLELSNPFPENVKRPVHLWHGCEDRFINLKLQRHVSERLPWIQYHEVSEGGHLLIYDTVVCEAILKSLLLGEDTPLYTRKFSS from the exons ATGGTTTCTGCAGAAATTAAACCTAATAGTTCatcaaatatcaaattaattgaTGGAAGAAAATTGGCTTACAAAGAAAGAGGTGTTCCAAAGGAAAAATCCAATTACAGAATCATttttattcatggatttgaCAGCTCCAAAGAAAGGGATTTTCTTGCACCCCAG GAACTTATGAACGCACTGGGAATATATATCGTTCAATTCGATCGAGCTGGATACGGAGGAAGTGATCCGAATCCAAAACGATCACTAAGGAGTGAAGCATCAGATATTGAGGAATTAGCAAATCACTTGGAATTGGGATCCAAATTCTACATAATTGGTTTCTCCATGGGATCTTACCCAACCTGGAGTTGCATCAAACACCTATCACATAG GTTAGCAGGGGTGGCATTTGTGGTTCCCATAGTCAATTACCAATGGCCTTCTCTACCGGAATCTGTATTAAAGGAAGACGAACGGAAGAGGTGGTACAAAAGGATGACTTGGGTTGCAAGATATGCTCCTAAGTTATTGCATTGGTGGATGATCCGAAAAACGTCTCAGTCCTCCTCTACCGATAGTTCAAAACCTACATACTTTACTGACAAGGACTTGGAGCTTTTGAAGAATGCACCTGGATTTCAATTTCTTACCGCG GACAAGCTAAAAAGCAGAAGTGTTTTCAACAACCTCCGCAGTGACTTCCTTGTGGCGTTTAGTAAATGGGATTTTGATCCTTTGGAGCTTAGCAATCCTTTTCCTGAAAACGTTAAGCGTCCTGTTCACCTCTGGCACGGGTGTGAAGACAGATTTATTAATTTGAAACTACAAAGACATGTCTCAGAAAGGTTACCTTGGATTCAATATCATGAAGTTTCCGAGGGTGGACATTTGTTGATCTATGATACCGTTGTCTGTGAAGCCATCTTAAAGTCTCTTTTGCTTGGAGAGGACACACCACTCTATACACGTAAATTTTCTTCCTGA